Proteins found in one Magnetococcales bacterium genomic segment:
- a CDS encoding LEA type 2 family protein, whose product MMGIKKWLVVLLSLMLAGCATAPKVLDPPEISLAGLNIVKANFFEQRYRLKLLVENPNAVPLPVSAMKFQLDLDDEPIAKGIRSEPFTVPSYGEIRLSVEVTTDLFSTISRIAKIIKDRKTYLDYNIYGDVDIDLPLAGSIPFDKVGRIGIPSSLSEDDNNDDGESSETSVGGERI is encoded by the coding sequence ATGATGGGGATTAAAAAATGGTTGGTGGTGCTTCTTTCGTTGATGTTGGCCGGTTGTGCCACAGCGCCCAAGGTGCTGGATCCCCCGGAGATCTCTCTGGCAGGACTCAATATCGTCAAAGCCAATTTTTTTGAGCAGCGCTATCGGCTAAAGCTCCTGGTGGAAAACCCCAACGCCGTGCCCCTGCCTGTGAGCGCCATGAAGTTTCAACTTGATCTTGATGACGAGCCCATCGCCAAAGGCATCCGCTCCGAACCCTTTACCGTTCCCTCCTATGGCGAAATTCGCCTGAGCGTCGAGGTGACCACCGATCTTTTCAGCACCATCAGCCGCATTGCCAAAATCATCAAGGATCGTAAAACCTACCTGGATTATAATATCTACGGCGACGTGGATATCGACCTGCCCCTGGCCGGATCCATCCCCTTCGACAAAGTCGGACGCATCGGTATCCCCTCATCCCTCTCCGAAGATGATAATAATGACGATGGGGAAAGCTCGGAGACATCCGTGGGGGGCGAACGGATCTGA
- a CDS encoding DUF523 domain-containing protein produces the protein MNSNKKITIGISACLLGEPVRYDGGHQLDHALVQVLLPRATLITICPEVECGFGVPRPTRRLEGDPHAPRMVTVEEGVDDTERFMAWGNKRLVELAHVDGYILKARSPSCGLKVAVHQRNGEVVSWVGRGLFAMLVQNQSPSHGGQSIPLLAESEALQKGDALETFLKQLAGG, from the coding sequence CATCGGTATCAGTGCCTGCCTCCTGGGGGAGCCGGTTCGCTACGATGGCGGCCATCAGCTGGATCACGCCTTGGTGCAGGTTCTCCTCCCCAGGGCCACCCTGATCACGATCTGCCCGGAGGTGGAGTGCGGCTTTGGGGTACCCCGTCCAACCCGCCGCCTGGAAGGAGATCCCCACGCTCCCCGAATGGTCACCGTGGAAGAGGGTGTGGATGATACCGAACGCTTCATGGCTTGGGGAAATAAACGCCTGGTAGAGTTGGCCCATGTGGATGGCTATATCCTCAAAGCCCGCTCCCCCTCCTGTGGCTTGAAGGTGGCAGTCCATCAACGTAACGGCGAAGTGGTTTCCTGGGTGGGGAGGGGGCTCTTTGCCATGTTGGTACAGAACCAATCCCCCTCGCATGGGGGGCAATCAATACCCCTCCTGGCTGAATCCGAAGCGTTGCAGAAGGGAGATGCCCTGGAAACCTTTCTCAAGCAACTGGCAGGCGGTTGA